CTCGTCTAACCCCTTTTGTTGCAGAAAAAGTTGCACTGTATGCCTTAATCGATGAATTTTCTTTTCATCGATTGCGGCTAAAGCGCCTCCGTGACTGCCAGATTTTCGATACTTTACCTCAACAAACACCCAAGTGTTGTCTTCTCGCATCACCAGATCTATCTCACCACCACGGCAATGGAAGTTTGCGGTGACAAACTTCAACTGATGGCGCTCTAGATAGGCTCTGGCCCGCTGCTCATAGGCCTCACCAATCGCCCTATGGCTGAGTAACCATTTCATCTTCTGTTGCCTGCCTTGGCATAAGCTCTGCGCTACCATT
The Corallincola holothuriorum DNA segment above includes these coding regions:
- a CDS encoding YraN family protein; its protein translation is MKWLLSHRAIGEAYEQRARAYLERHQLKFVTANFHCRGGEIDLVMREDNTWVFVEVKYRKSGSHGGALAAIDEKKIHRLRHTVQLFLQQKGLDESLTPCRIDVVAITGDQYEWIRNAI